Proteins encoded together in one Xenopus laevis strain J_2021 chromosome 6L, Xenopus_laevis_v10.1, whole genome shotgun sequence window:
- the LOC108718836 gene encoding sterile alpha motif domain-containing protein 9-like, which produces MEHPKLVMDKPLDLPLNVDTWTKDHVKKWVTQCLNIGMDEGDILYKENVTGQVLNILCKRDFVDMGITIGTACIIMHRLKTMSTPCIGNKTASDSSMKSEEKKKTKNQKKEEDIDLKAVATPEKEKTENQEKNTSVNADTESTSAKVTCTPYPFDCTHASKIYVQNHFLPPESGTSNYIDPVHEYKEFTKTENATENDKKMKFCNEVFRFAAACMNVRTNGTIHFGVCDKPHGKIIGINIDNREAYVSYIGHMMNKYFEEKQLKTAKQCIRPPRFVDVLYQEKTQSDLVIIEVDVVPEHAYCNTEVFSTYQQVLIDNTWKKSKEKSCFIRDGESSKDILANVRNSDADLKAFYSELKLRDDARKRAEEQCKIKQRKNIDEGPKLVSLITGNRGMMDNSFYKWYILVSNKCHQSQTSHLDFMYEIPWFAVLEFDPESVTNGLCKSYREERVPNLHFPSQYQNMDNVTCEKLEDLKLYQQVSWIFCNGRSDLESKDYEALNYKQWHKEKAAEVRKLISFISRKDIMEHGKFLVVFLLFCTVDDPADPISEVFSTFYQELGGLEDILCICEDEHIFKKWRDLQSRFVSAEEMEKRCIYNLGIERVNGTILKLKSVKQSSCRFLPSTGSSSVVLHRKDEDLMPTLNILCLNQCQDTEIEKDESKFNLFRIQQEEHFYRGGKVSWWNFYFSMKYYTGPFIKRNIHDKLMHLIDTWSQYDKQISVKVITLYHHPGCGGSTSAMHVLWESREKFRCAILQRKADSFEDIAREIASLATYGLSNSSDYFPVLLLVDDYEEEENVYILQNYIRSQIAEKYIRYEKPVVIILNCMRSQNPEQSSKTYSTDSVALKHKLSPQEQRAFEAKLKEIEQEHTKPEDFYSFMIMKSNFDKEYIENVVRNILKGLNKASKEAQLISFLALLNKYVKDSTISASMCEEFLGISTKKTFWGHESIEDKMGTYFTIILQTEVEEYGRCQGLRIIHPLIASRCVEELKNTYGINQSNTIMQLLNTNVFYDLGIGRDIFSQNMQSMLITRHKKEHGDETDTLFSPLIEELQKEEGNTSVERVLREGSLRFTQNPYICQALARHFYIREKNFTSALEWANKAKKIAPSNSFVLDTLGQIYKTQLKTLMDNHSKYNPLTAQTLETLLETAKRASEAFRECQQQTERTQAEREEMELEKSKRYNVYNTAGYLGQIEVCLYTVDILFKLPLFDSKDMLSKKHMLQYLSGKWDISVGCPSRTDDDLLDVLREYQYFLIKVKLHLKNAFDFFQDYFVYLKQRNILRETTEFKTREKVSDLFKKYRRTFCDQDLTQMTCEETRVKGSVALCIEDYRAGLENSRADRFSGIL; this is translated from the coding sequence ATGGAACATCCAAAACTGGTTATGGATAAGCCATTGGATTTGCCTCTCAATGTTGACACCTGGACTAAAGACCATGTTAAAAAATGGGTTACACAGTGTCTTAATATTGGCATGGATGAAGGTGACATTTTatacaaagaaaatgtaactgGGCAGGTTCTCAATATATTATGTAAAAGAGATTTTGTGGACATGGGAATAACAATTGGAACTGCTTGCATTATAATGCATCGTCTGAAAACCATGTCTACACCATGCATAGGTAATAAAACTGCCAGTGACAGTTCTATGAaaagtgaagaaaagaaaaagacaaagaatcaaaagaaagaagaagatataGATTTGAAAGCTGTGGCAaccccagaaaaagaaaaaacagaaaaccaagaAAAGAACACATCAGTAAATGCAGATACTGAATCCACCTCTGCAAAAGTGACATGTACTCCATACCCCTTTGACTGTACACATGCAAGTAAGATCTATGTTCAGAACCATTTCCTTCCACCTGAATCTGGCACTTCAAACTATATTGACCCAGTTCATGAGTACAAAGAATTCACAAAAACTGAAAATGCTacagaaaatgataaaaaaatgaaattttgcaATGAAGTCTTTAGGTTTGCAGCTGCATGCATGAATGTGCGCACTAACGGCACTATCCATTTTGGGGTGTGTGACAAGCCACATGGGAAGATTATTGGTATTAATATTGACAACAGAGAAGCATATGTTTCATATATTGGTCACATGATGAACAAATATTTTGAGGAAAAGCAACTGAAAACTGCAAAACAATGCATCCGGCCTCCAAGATTTGTAGATGTGCTTTATCAGGAGAAGACCCAGTCAGATTTAGTTATTATAGAAGTAGATGTTGTTCCTGAGCATGCTTATTGCAATACAGAAGTATTCTCTACATATCAACAGGTTTTGATTGacaatacatggaaaaaaagtaaagagaAATCTTGCTTCATTCGAGATGGGGAAAGCTCTAAAGACATCCTTGCAAATGTGCGCAACAGTGATGCTGATTTAAAAGCATTTTACTCTGAACTGAAATTAAGGGATGATGCTAGAAAAAGAGCAGAAGAACAATGTAAAATCAAGCAAAGGAAAAATATTGATGAGGGTCCAAAGCTTGTGAGTTTAATAACTGGCAACAGAGGAATGATGGATAATTCATTTTACAAATGGTACATATTAGTGTCTAACAAGTGTCATCAAAGTCAAACAAGTCATCTGGATTTTATGTATGAAATTCCGTGGTTTGCAGTTTTAGAATTTGACCCAGAGTCTGTTACAAATGGGCTGTGCAAATCATATAGAGAAGAACGAGTACCAAACTTGCACTTTCCAAGTCAGTATCAAAATATGGATAATGTAACTTGTGAGAAACTTGAAGATCTTAAGCTTTATCAACAAGTCAGCTGGATCTTCTGTAATGGAAGGTCAGATCTAGAGAGCAAAGATTATGAAGCACTGAATTATAAGCAGTGGCATAAAGAAAAGGCTGCGGAAGTAAGAAAGTTGATTTCTTTTATTTCACGAAAAGACATCATGGAGCATGGGAAATTTCTGGTTGTTTTcttgttattttgcacagttgATGACCCTGCTGATCCCATTAGTGAGGTGTTCAGCACATTTTATCAGGAACTAGGTGGGTTggaggatattttatgtatctgtgaAGATGAACATATTTTCAAAAAATGGAGAGATCTACAATCTAGATTTGTGAGTGCAGAGGAAATGGAAAAAAGATGTATCTATAACTTGGGCATTGAAAGAGTAAATGGAACAATCCTCAAACTTAAATCGGTGAAACAGTCTAGTTGCCGCTTTTTACCATCAACTGGTTCCTCCTCAGTTGTACTGCACAGAAAAGATGAAGATCTCATGCCGACATTAAATATTCTTTGCTTAAACCAATGTCAGGATACAGAAATAGAGAAGGATGAATCCAAGTTTAATTTATTCAGGATACAACAAGAAGAGCACTTTTATCGAGGAGGAAAAGTTTCATGGTGGAATTTCTATTTCTCTATGAAATATTATACAGGGCCGTTTATCAAGAGGAATATTCATGACAAATTAATGCATTTGATTGATACATGGTCTCAGTATGACAAGCAAATAAGTGTTAAAGTAATAACCCTCTACCATCATCCTGGCTGCGGGGGGTCCACATCTGCAATGCATGTCCTCTGGGAATCAAGAGAAAAGTTCAGGTGTGCAATTTTACAACGGAAGGCTGATAGTTTTGAAGACATAGCGAGAGAGATAGCCAGCCTAGCTACTTATGGGTTGTCCAACAGCTCAGATTACTTTCCTGTTCTTCTACTTGTGGATGACTATGAAGAGGAAGAAAATGTATACATATTGCAAAACTATATTAGGTCACAAATTGCCGAAAAGTACATCAGATATGAAAAGCCAGTAGTGATCATATTGAACTGCATGAGATCTCAAAACCCAGAGCAAAGCTCAAAAACCTACTCTACTGACAGTGTTGCACTAAAACACAAACTTTCACCTCAAGAGCAGAGAGCTTTTGAAGCAAAACTAAAGGAGATTGAGCAGGAACATACAAAGCCAGAGGATTTCTATTCATTTATgataatgaaaagcaattttgATAAGGAATATATTGAAAATGTAGTGAGAAACATCCTGAAAGGCTTGAATAAAGCTAGTAAGGAAGCCCAGCTTATCTCCTTTCTGGCCCTTCTTAACAAATATGTAAAAGACTCCACAATATCAGCTTCAATGTGTGAAGAATTTTTAGGAATATCCACAAAAAAGACATTCTGGGGGCATGAGAGTATTGAAGATAAAATGGGCACTTATTTTACTATAATACTACAGACAGAAGTGGAAGAATATGGCAGGTGCCAAGGCCTGCGGATAATACACCCATTAATTGCAAGTCGTTGTGTAGAAGAGTTAAAAAACACTTATGGTATAAATCAAAGTAACACTATAATGCAGCTATTAAATACCAATGTATTTTATGATTTGGGAATAGGCAGagacattttttcacaaaatatgcaaagcaTGCTGATCACTCGACACAAGAAAGAGCACGGAGATGAAACTGACACCCTCTTCTCTCCATTAATAGAAGAATTACAAAAGGAAGAAGGCAATACTAGTGTTGAAAGAGTACTAAGAGAGGGGTCCCTCAGATTTACCCAAAATCCATACATTTGTCAGGCACTAGCAAGACACTTTTACATTCGAGAAAAAAATTTCACCTCTGCCTTGGAATGGGCAAATAAAGCAAAGAAAATTGCACCCAGTAATTCATTTGTTTTGGACACTTTGGGCCAAATATACAAAACTCAGCTAAAGACCCTGATGGACAATCACAGCAAATATAATCCATTAACAGCACAGACTTTGGAAACTCTTCTTGAAACAGCAAAGAGAGCTTCTGAAGCCTTCAGGGAATGCCAACAACAGACAGAAAGAACACAAGCTGAGCGGGAGGAAATGGAATTAGAAAAGTCAAAAAGATACAATGTGTACAACACTGCTGGATATCTTGGGCAGATTGAAGTTTGCCTTTATACAGTTGACATACTTTTTAAACTGCCATTGTTTGATTCAAAAGATATGTTGTCTAAAAAACACATGTTGCAGTACTTGTCAGGTAAATGGGATATTTCAGTTGGTTGCCCAAGCAGGACTGATGATGATTTGCTTGATGTCCTTAGAGAATACCAGTACTTCCTAATCAaagttaaattacatttaaagaatGCTTTTGATTTTTTCCAGGACTATTTTGTCTATTTAAAGCAGAGGAATATTCTAAGGGAAACAACCGAATTTAAAACACGTGAAAAAGTATCAGACCTCTTCAAAAAATATAGAAGAACTTTCTGTGACCAGGATCTTACACAAATGACATGTGAAGAAACAAGAGTAAAAGGGAGTGTTGCTCTATGTATTGAAGATTACAGGGCTGGTCTGGAGAATTCCAGAGCTGACAGATTTTCAGGAATATTATAA